One stretch of Prionailurus viverrinus isolate Anna chromosome C1, UM_Priviv_1.0, whole genome shotgun sequence DNA includes these proteins:
- the NMUR1 gene encoding neuromedin-U receptor 1 isoform X3: MSPTEAGSPVPCNGSRAWGVFGPEDLNLTDEELRLKYRGPRQTELFMPICATYLLIFVVGAVGNGLTCTVILRHKAMRTPTNYYLLSLAVSDLLVLLVGLPLELYEMWHNYPFLLGAGGCYFRTLLFETVCLASVLNVTALSVERYVAVVHPLQARSTMTRVHVRRVLGAIWGLAVLCSLPNASLHGIQHLEVPCRGTVPHSAVCTLVRSRALYNLVVQITTLFFFCLPMATISVLYLLIGLRLQRERLLLLRQEARGRAKSSESRRFQRPQDQGRTQVTKMLFVLVVVFGVCWAPFHVDRLMWSFVSSWTEGVYLAFQYVHIISGVFFYLSSAINPVLYNLMSSRFRETFQEALCLGARRRYHRPCHNSHSLSRVTMGSTLCDLGSPGTRAHPLTENGGREGQQETDPF, translated from the exons ATGTCCCCGACGGAGGCAGGGAGCCCGGTGCCCTGCAATGGCAGTAGGGCCTGGGGGGTCTTTGGCCCTGAGGACTTGAACCTGACCGATGAGGAACTGAGACTCAAGTACCGGGGGCCCCGGCAGACGGAGCTGTTCATGCCCATCtgcgccacgtacctgctgaTCTTCGTGGTGGGCGCCGTGGGCAACGGGCTGACCTGCACCGTCATCCTGCGCCACAAGGCCATGCGCACGCCCACCAACTATTACCTCCTCAGCCTCGCTGTGTCGGACCTGCTGGTGCTGCTCGTGGGCCTGCCCCTGGAGCTCTATGAGATGTGGCACAACTACCCCTTCCTGCTGGGCGCTGGTGGCTGCTACTTCCGCACGCTGCTCTTCGAGACGGTCTGCCTGGCCTCGGTGCTCAATGTCACCGCCCTGAGTGTGGAGCGCTACGTGGCCGTGGTGCACCCGCTGCAGGCCAGATCCACGATGACTCGGGTCCACGTGCGCCGCGTACTCGGAGCCATCTGGGGCCTCGCCGTGCTGTGCTCTCTGCCTAACGCCAGCCTGCACGGCATCCAGCATCTGGAGGTGCCCTGCCGGGGCACGGTGCCCCACTCAGCTGTGTGCACCTTGGTCCGCTCGCGGGCCCTCTACAACCTGGTGGTGCAAATCACCACTCTGTTCTTCTTCTGTTTGCCTATGGCCACCATCAGCGTGCTCTATCTGCTCATCGGGCTTCGGCTGCAGCGGGAGAGACTGCTGCTGCTCAGGCAGGAGGCCAGGGGCAGGGCCAAGTCCAGCGAGAGCCGCAGGTTTCAGCGGCCACAGGATCAGGGTCGGACACAGGTGACCAAGATGCTGT TCGTGCTGGTCGTGGTGTTTGGAGTCTGCTGGGCCCCTTTCCACGTCGATCGCCTCATGTGGAGCTTTGTGTCCAGCTGGACCGAGGGCGTGTACCTGGCCTTCCAGTACGTGCATATTATCTCCGGCGTCTTCTTCTACCTCAGCTCCGCCATTAACCCTGTGCTTTACAACCTCATGTCGAGCCGTTTCAGGGAGACTTTCCAGGAAGCCCTGTGCTTGGGGGCCCGGCGCCGCTACCACAGGCCCTGCCACAACTCCCACAGCCTCAGCAGGGTGACCATGGGCAGCACCCTGTGTGACCTGGGCTCCCCGGGCACCAGGGCCCACCCTCTGACTGAGAATGGTGGCcgagaggggcagcaagagacTGACCCCTTCTGA
- the NMUR1 gene encoding neuromedin-U receptor 1 isoform X2: MYIFTSLKLLHTLQRMTVFCFSVTPLCFNCSILPGDMSPTEAGSPVPCNGSRAWGVFGPEDLNLTDEELRLKYRGPRQTELFMPICATYLLIFVVGAVGNGLTCTVILRHKAMRTPTNYYLLSLAVSDLLVLLVGLPLELYEMWHNYPFLLGAGGCYFRTLLFETVCLASVLNVTALSVERYVAVVHPLQARSTMTRVHVRRVLGAIWGLAVLCSLPNASLHGIQHLEVPCRGTVPHSAVCTLVRSRALYNLVVQITTLFFFCLPMATISVLYLLIGLRLQRERLLLLRQEARGRAKSSESRRFQRPQDQGRTQVTKMLFVLVVVFGVCWAPFHVDRLMWSFVSSWTEGVYLAFQYVHIISGVFFYLSSAINPVLYNLMSSRFRETFQEALCLGARRRYHRPCHNSHSLSRVTMGSTLCDLGSPGTRAHPLTENGGREGQQETDPF, from the exons ATGTACATTTTTACGTCTCTGAAATTGTTACACACCTTACAACGGATGACGGTTTTTTGTTTCTCAGTG ACTCCTCTCTGCTTCAACTGCTCCATCCTCCCTGGAGACATGTCCCCGACGGAGGCAGGGAGCCCGGTGCCCTGCAATGGCAGTAGGGCCTGGGGGGTCTTTGGCCCTGAGGACTTGAACCTGACCGATGAGGAACTGAGACTCAAGTACCGGGGGCCCCGGCAGACGGAGCTGTTCATGCCCATCtgcgccacgtacctgctgaTCTTCGTGGTGGGCGCCGTGGGCAACGGGCTGACCTGCACCGTCATCCTGCGCCACAAGGCCATGCGCACGCCCACCAACTATTACCTCCTCAGCCTCGCTGTGTCGGACCTGCTGGTGCTGCTCGTGGGCCTGCCCCTGGAGCTCTATGAGATGTGGCACAACTACCCCTTCCTGCTGGGCGCTGGTGGCTGCTACTTCCGCACGCTGCTCTTCGAGACGGTCTGCCTGGCCTCGGTGCTCAATGTCACCGCCCTGAGTGTGGAGCGCTACGTGGCCGTGGTGCACCCGCTGCAGGCCAGATCCACGATGACTCGGGTCCACGTGCGCCGCGTACTCGGAGCCATCTGGGGCCTCGCCGTGCTGTGCTCTCTGCCTAACGCCAGCCTGCACGGCATCCAGCATCTGGAGGTGCCCTGCCGGGGCACGGTGCCCCACTCAGCTGTGTGCACCTTGGTCCGCTCGCGGGCCCTCTACAACCTGGTGGTGCAAATCACCACTCTGTTCTTCTTCTGTTTGCCTATGGCCACCATCAGCGTGCTCTATCTGCTCATCGGGCTTCGGCTGCAGCGGGAGAGACTGCTGCTGCTCAGGCAGGAGGCCAGGGGCAGGGCCAAGTCCAGCGAGAGCCGCAGGTTTCAGCGGCCACAGGATCAGGGTCGGACACAGGTGACCAAGATGCTGT TCGTGCTGGTCGTGGTGTTTGGAGTCTGCTGGGCCCCTTTCCACGTCGATCGCCTCATGTGGAGCTTTGTGTCCAGCTGGACCGAGGGCGTGTACCTGGCCTTCCAGTACGTGCATATTATCTCCGGCGTCTTCTTCTACCTCAGCTCCGCCATTAACCCTGTGCTTTACAACCTCATGTCGAGCCGTTTCAGGGAGACTTTCCAGGAAGCCCTGTGCTTGGGGGCCCGGCGCCGCTACCACAGGCCCTGCCACAACTCCCACAGCCTCAGCAGGGTGACCATGGGCAGCACCCTGTGTGACCTGGGCTCCCCGGGCACCAGGGCCCACCCTCTGACTGAGAATGGTGGCcgagaggggcagcaagagacTGACCCCTTCTGA